One stretch of Candidatus Cloacimonadota bacterium DNA includes these proteins:
- the sucD gene encoding succinate--CoA ligase subunit alpha, with the protein MSILVNKSSKVIVQGFTGKEGTFHAEQCLAYGTNIVGGVTPNKGGQTHLGKPVFNTVKEAIAETEADVSLILVPPAFAADAIMEATSAGIKIIICITEGIPTRDVVIAKKFTDKHNVTMIGPNCPGIITSEEAKIGIMPGFVFKKGKVGLISKSGTLTYEMANQVVLAGLGISTAIGIGGDPIIGSTFIDLLKLFEKDPETEAMVIIGEIGGDLEIQAADFIKENVSKPVVAFIAGATAPKGKRMGHAGAIIAGSKGTAQEKMEALSKAGVYVVDSPAEVGTKIKEVLG; encoded by the coding sequence ATGAGCATATTAGTAAATAAATCTTCAAAAGTGATCGTGCAGGGATTCACCGGAAAGGAAGGAACTTTTCATGCAGAACAATGTCTTGCATACGGAACGAATATTGTTGGAGGAGTTACTCCTAATAAAGGCGGTCAAACTCATCTTGGAAAACCTGTTTTCAATACAGTCAAAGAAGCGATTGCAGAAACTGAAGCAGATGTATCTCTGATCCTTGTACCTCCGGCATTCGCAGCCGATGCTATTATGGAAGCAACTTCTGCCGGAATTAAGATCATTATCTGCATCACGGAGGGAATTCCAACCAGAGATGTGGTGATTGCCAAAAAATTCACTGATAAGCATAATGTTACCATGATCGGTCCTAACTGTCCGGGAATAATAACTTCCGAAGAAGCAAAAATAGGGATCATGCCGGGATTTGTTTTCAAAAAAGGAAAAGTCGGGCTGATCTCAAAATCCGGAACTCTTACTTACGAAATGGCGAATCAAGTCGTTCTGGCAGGACTGGGAATCTCAACTGCGATTGGAATTGGTGGTGATCCAATTATAGGAAGCACTTTTATCGATCTGTTGAAACTATTTGAAAAAGATCCGGAAACAGAAGCAATGGTCATTATTGGAGAAATCGGGGGTGATCTGGAAATCCAGGCAGCAGATTTTATCAAAGAAAATGTTTCCAAACCTGTGGTTGCCTTTATCGCCGGAGCAACAGCTCCCAAAGGAAAACGAATGGGTCATGCCGGAGCAATAATCGCCGGAAGCAAAGGAACTGCCCAGGAAAAGATGGAAGCACTTTCCAAAGCTGGTGTATATGTTGTCGATTCTCCAGCGGAAGTAGGAACAAAAATTAAGGAAGTATTAGGATAA